In Selenomonadales bacterium, one genomic interval encodes:
- a CDS encoding NAD(P)/FAD-dependent oxidoreductase: MGKIIVVGGGAAGMLAAYSAASYGAEVLLLEKMNGVGKKIRITGKGRCNITNNADIKGCIANIPGNGAFLHSAFYQFFNEDIIRLLEEFGVETKVERGGRVFPVSDQAIDVVNALQRMVIAMGGRIQTDTKVKSLVIADGAVQGVRLDSGEVLEADAVIVTTGGASYPGTGSSGDGYRMAKDVGHTIVPLTPSLVPLEIEEDWIQDLQGLSLRNVSVTAYVNDKKIDSDFGEMLFTHFGVSGPIVLSMSRKIALCLEEKQEVILSLDLKPALSEEQLDRRVQRDFEKYLRKQMKNALNDLLPQKLIPVVIDLAYLDEEKPIHQVTKEERLRLVHTIKHMEMTVTKTRPMAEAIVTVGGVSTKEVNPKTMASRVVNGLYFAGEVLDIDGYTGGFNLQAAFSTGYSAGKAAAESLL, encoded by the coding sequence ATGGGCAAGATTATTGTAGTCGGTGGCGGCGCGGCAGGAATGCTCGCCGCATATTCGGCAGCATCATATGGCGCGGAAGTATTATTGTTGGAGAAGATGAACGGTGTCGGTAAGAAGATCCGTATTACAGGGAAAGGTCGCTGTAATATTACGAATAATGCCGATATCAAAGGATGTATTGCCAATATCCCGGGGAATGGTGCCTTTCTTCACAGTGCTTTTTATCAATTTTTCAATGAGGATATTATTCGTTTGCTGGAAGAATTCGGTGTTGAAACGAAAGTAGAACGAGGTGGACGTGTTTTCCCTGTCAGTGACCAAGCAATCGATGTTGTCAACGCTCTTCAGCGTATGGTGATCGCGATGGGCGGGCGGATACAGACGGATACGAAGGTAAAATCTCTTGTTATTGCTGATGGTGCAGTACAAGGTGTGCGTCTTGATTCGGGAGAGGTACTTGAAGCCGATGCCGTTATCGTAACGACAGGCGGTGCATCGTATCCGGGGACTGGTTCGAGCGGTGATGGATATCGCATGGCAAAAGATGTCGGTCATACGATCGTACCGCTTACACCGTCGCTCGTTCCGCTTGAAATAGAAGAAGACTGGATACAAGACTTACAGGGCTTGTCGCTTCGCAATGTCAGTGTTACTGCGTATGTGAATGATAAAAAGATCGATTCTGATTTTGGTGAAATGTTGTTCACGCATTTTGGTGTATCGGGTCCGATCGTACTGTCGATGAGCCGTAAGATCGCACTTTGTTTAGAAGAAAAACAAGAAGTCATTCTTTCGCTTGACTTGAAACCTGCGTTATCGGAAGAACAGCTCGACAGACGGGTACAACGTGATTTTGAAAAATATCTGCGTAAACAGATGAAAAATGCGCTCAACGATCTTTTGCCGCAAAAATTGATCCCTGTTGTAATAGACTTAGCATATCTTGATGAAGAAAAACCGATCCATCAAGTGACGAAGGAAGAACGCTTGCGTCTTGTACATACGATCAAGCATATGGAGATGACCGTTACGAAAACGCGTCCGATGGCAGAGGCGATCGTGACGGTGGGCGGTGTTTCGACGAAAGAAGTTAATCCCAAGACGATGGCATCGCGGGTTGTAAATGGACTGTATTTTGCAGGTGAAGTGCTTGATATTGATGGATATACGGGCGGATTCAATTTGCAGGCTGCTTTTTCGACGGGATATAGTGCGGGAAAAGCCGCGGCAGAATCATTGTTATAA
- a CDS encoding rRNA pseudouridine synthase produces MMQEERLQKVISRAGVASRRQAEELILAGKVKVNEQVVTELGVKVSSKDKVKVDGKLIRRENPVYLLFYKPKGVITTTKDERGRKTVLDYLPRVKERVYPVGRLDYNTEGLLVLTNDGHLTNKMIHPRYELKKVYRARIEGMATEEALDKLRVGVELEDGVTSPALVQKLEYEPMRDYTVIEITIHEGRNRQVRRMCEAIGHPVLQLKRTQVGNLTLEGLRRGQSRELTKEELRELKDLLRQDKNDESAETAGKPVKTGKPRKTIQPKRTRK; encoded by the coding sequence ATGATGCAGGAAGAAAGATTACAAAAAGTAATTAGCAGAGCCGGAGTTGCTTCGCGCCGTCAGGCAGAAGAATTGATCTTGGCAGGAAAAGTAAAAGTAAATGAACAGGTCGTTACGGAATTGGGTGTCAAAGTATCGTCTAAAGATAAAGTAAAGGTAGACGGGAAGTTGATCCGTAGAGAAAACCCCGTCTATCTTTTGTTTTATAAACCCAAAGGTGTTATTACGACGACGAAAGACGAACGTGGTCGCAAGACGGTACTCGACTATCTTCCGCGTGTAAAAGAACGCGTGTATCCTGTTGGTCGTCTTGACTACAATACGGAAGGTCTGCTTGTATTGACGAATGACGGTCATTTGACGAACAAGATGATCCATCCGCGTTATGAACTGAAAAAGGTGTATCGTGCTCGTATTGAAGGTATGGCAACAGAAGAAGCACTTGATAAGCTTCGTGTTGGTGTTGAATTAGAAGACGGTGTGACATCGCCTGCGCTTGTACAAAAATTGGAGTATGAACCGATGCGCGATTATACAGTGATAGAGATCACGATCCATGAGGGACGTAATCGTCAGGTACGTCGTATGTGCGAAGCGATCGGACATCCTGTGCTCCAACTGAAACGTACGCAAGTAGGAAACTTGACCTTGGAAGGCTTGCGCCGTGGTCAATCGCGCGAATTGACGAAGGAAGAGTTGCGTGAGCTTAAGGATCTTCTTCGTCAAGATAAAAATGATGAATCGGCTGAAACGGCAGGGAAACCTGTTAAAACAGGAAAACCAAGAAAAACGATCCAGCCGAAGAGAACGAGGAAGTAA